The Bombus terrestris chromosome 4, iyBomTerr1.2, whole genome shotgun sequence genome has a window encoding:
- the LOC100645189 gene encoding uncharacterized protein LOC100645189 isoform X1 has protein sequence MIILTDKFYSGNILIENNIIMFSFTPFIVKLSQRLTDFLLSATSGFLTLYYHFSVDVVMRGTNDWPMRVIKRILLLVCMYCIYCTIHVHIYTDSDTNYVSILCDSKIELPWKDIALPAAGMKIRQEVSLTPLNDRNGQMDDTDVDKEPVEKESLGTMLLPWKDLIITETLPSKQDSPDSCDSTLEIPWSDLVLEKPMDIQPVQEEACVTDDVEIPWNDILIPRNIVIESQKKKHPSSKYPPRSLIGAKGIKCCCVSVGCKL, from the exons ATGATTATTTTAACAGACAAATTTTATAGTGGAAacattttaatagaaaataatattattatgttttctTTTACACCTTTTATTGTGAAATTAAGCCAGAGACTCACGGATTTCCTTTTATCGGCAACTAGTGGATTTTTAACATTATACTATCATTTCTCGGTAGATGTCGTGATGAGAGGTACAAATGATTGGCCAATGCGCGTGATTAAACGAATTCTGCTTTTAGtatgtatgtattgtatatattgtactATACATGTGCATATATACACTGACTCTGATACTAATT ATGTGTCTATATTGTGTGATTCGAAGATCGAATTGCCATGGAAGGATATCGCTTTACCAGCAGCCGGCATGAAAATTCGTCAAGAAGTTTCGTTAACTCCTTTGAACGATCGTAATGGACAAATGGATGACACAGATGTTGACAAAGAACCAGTGGAAAAAGAATCTCTGGGAACTATGCTTTTACCATGGAAAGATTTGATTATTACGGAAACCTTACCATCAAAACAAGACAGCCCCGATAGTTGCGATTCTACACTAGAAATTCCATGGAGTGATCTTGTACTCGAGAAGCCAATGGATATACAGCCAGTGCAGGAAGAAGCTTGCGTTACTGACGATGTCGAGATTCCATGGAATGACATTTTAATACCGCGAAATATAGTGATCGAAtcacaaaagaagaaacatccATCTTCGAAGTATCCACCTCGCTCATTAATAGGAGCGAAGGGTATTAAATGCTGTTGTGTCAGTGTTGGATGCAAATTGTAG
- the LOC100645189 gene encoding uncharacterized protein LOC100645189 isoform X2, which yields MTDNKRKIAGCTCIQQKLHRQQRRDQCKRKRQTFVYNPEEEMWHEPYLRDLRKEFSDVSILCDSKIELPWKDIALPAAGMKIRQEVSLTPLNDRNGQMDDTDVDKEPVEKESLGTMLLPWKDLIITETLPSKQDSPDSCDSTLEIPWSDLVLEKPMDIQPVQEEACVTDDVEIPWNDILIPRNIVIESQKKKHPSSKYPPRSLIGAKGIKCCCVSVGCKL from the coding sequence ATGACTGACAATAAAAGGAAAATAGCAGGCTGTACATGCATTCAACAAAAGTTGCACAGGCAACAACGGAGAGATCAATGCAAAAGAAAGAGACAAACATTCGTATATAATCCAGAGGAGGAAATGTGGCATGAGCCGTATTTAAGGGACTTACGCAAAGAATTTTCAGATGTGTCTATATTGTGTGATTCGAAGATCGAATTGCCATGGAAGGATATCGCTTTACCAGCAGCCGGCATGAAAATTCGTCAAGAAGTTTCGTTAACTCCTTTGAACGATCGTAATGGACAAATGGATGACACAGATGTTGACAAAGAACCAGTGGAAAAAGAATCTCTGGGAACTATGCTTTTACCATGGAAAGATTTGATTATTACGGAAACCTTACCATCAAAACAAGACAGCCCCGATAGTTGCGATTCTACACTAGAAATTCCATGGAGTGATCTTGTACTCGAGAAGCCAATGGATATACAGCCAGTGCAGGAAGAAGCTTGCGTTACTGACGATGTCGAGATTCCATGGAATGACATTTTAATACCGCGAAATATAGTGATCGAAtcacaaaagaagaaacatccATCTTCGAAGTATCCACCTCGCTCATTAATAGGAGCGAAGGGTATTAAATGCTGTTGTGTCAGTGTTGGATGCAAATTGTAG
- the LOC100645074 gene encoding uncharacterized protein LOC100645074, which produces MSDGPSSENVAENNASMANNGGELHSQGSIDKRIKDMSLSIVSNITKKIRLKLPNAASYLKRLMRLKNGGKLESEREMIDGASEVSEITEMSINEQDIPADRDSVDWSESHVVETRWYETPSDPSNPEGPSTSTVHTDDNTSEYPAIATVAQTQPVQTISNSVTTTEAMTTNGIFVSVLNRDAAAARNILQFREALSSQIGSQAERLRDQETRSVPLVYIQSEDRHELYLQSTVNGESGFSGSSTIGSEISSMSGNDHLEVRNQRIGQDVTPQFFSGMLSVDRVIRKPICRNDDEPTIY; this is translated from the exons ATGAGTGATGGGCCTTCATCGGAAAATGTGGCGGAAAATAACGCCTCCATGGCGAACAACGGGGGGGAATTACACTCACAGGGTTCCATTGACAAACGTATTAAAGATATGAGTCTGTCAATCGTGAGTAACATAACCAAGAAG ATCAGATTGAAGCTACCGAATGCCGCTTCCTACCTGAAACGTTTGATGAGATTGAAGAATGGAGGAAAACTCGAATCCGAGAGGGAAATGATCGATGGCGCTTCTGAAGTATCTGAAATCACGGAAA TGTCGATCAATGAACAGGATATACCGGCAGACAGGGATTCGGTCGACTGGTCGGAGAGTCATGTGGTCGAAACAAGGTGGTACGAAACTCCCAGTGACCCTTCGAATCCTGAAGGACCTTCCACTTCCACCGTGCACACGGACGACAATACAA GCGAATATCCGGCGATCGCTACAGTAGCACAAACTCAACCTGTTCAAACGATTTCAAATTCTGTGACCACCACCGAAGCGATGACTACAAATGGAATTTTTGTGAGTGTACTGAACCGCGACGCTGCCGCGGCGAGGAACATTTTGCAGTTTAGGGAAGCTTTGTCTTCGCAGATCGG ATCGCAAGCGGAAAGGCTTAGAGATCAAGAGACTCGAAGCGTTCCGTTGGTCTATATTCAAAGTGAAGATCGTCACGAGCTTTATCTGCAGAGCACCGTAAACGGTGAAAGTGGATTTAGTGGATCGAGTACGATCGG GAGTGAAATTAGCAGCATGTCGGGAAACGATCATCTGGAAGTACGTAATCAAAGAATAGGACAGGACGTAACGCCGCAGTTTTTCAGCGGCATGTTAAGTGTAGACAGGGTAATACGCAAGCCAATTTGCCGCAACGATGATGAACCTACTATATACTGA